Sequence from the Nitrosospira multiformis genome:
AATACTTTCGTCATTTGCCTAAGGGCAATCAAAAGCTCGCTTTGATCGCCATCCTCAAGAATGCTGTTGAGCAATTGGACAGCGTAAGCCGGATCTTCCCGATACATCTCGGCCATTGCTTCGTCATGAGTTCTATCTTTCATCGCTTATTCTCCTTTGCCAGTCCTGCCAGTATTCACAGGCACGATCGATATCCGTATCTTGCGTCCGCTTGTCGCCACCGCACAGAAGCAACACAATTTCCTTATCTGCGATAGCGTAGTACACCCGATACCCTGCACCTACATCAATGCGTAACTCCCACACACCATCACGACAGAATTTGTGATCGCCGAAATTACCCAGCTCAATACGGTTCACGCGCCGGTCTACCGCGATCCTTGCTGTCACATCACGCAACTTGCGAAGCCAGTCAAGGTAGATATCTTTACTATCATCGGTCAGGTAGTGCCGGATTTCATACATAACATATCTTCGTTTATAGACGAATCTATGTCAAGGAACTTCACAGAATTGTAAAGCCGAGAGCAGCTTTTCTCTGAGGTATACGATGCAAGCCTTTCCGGACCGGCAGTGCCACAGTCACGAACCTAATAACACACTCATTCAAACGATTTCCACGCGAGCTTGCTTGCCTGATTCGAAACTCAGTCAGACCAGAATCACACCTTCCCTCTCGATACCACATCGAACTTCAGCCCGCTGCTGCCTTCACCGCGACCGGTGACCTTGCTGCGGCCAATCCACAGCAATCCACGCCCTTGGGCATCACGGGCGTAGTTGAAGCTGCGCTTGAGCTCGATGCCGTCACGCGGCACTTCCTCTTCTTCAACGCGCAGGTAGTCGTTGGCGACGGCGGCGCCTGGATCGAGGCGGAGCAAGCTGCCGCGCGGATGGAACATGAAGCCTTGCAACTGATTGTCCGCCCCGCCCTGAACCGGCGTGGTCTCGACGAAACTGTTACCGCGAAGCCGGGCGATGAATTCGCTGTAACCTGCGTTGCGCGGGTCGCTCAAACGGCTTTCAGTCACCTGATAGTAGTGCGTCACGACTGCGCGCTGCAACTGGATAGCCCAATTGGCAGGGGTTGCACCCGCCTTGCGAACCGGGAGGAACGGCACCCAGTTGGCGGCCACCGGTGTCTGCAACCGGTACTGTAATAGCGCCCCACCCGCCACCGGGCTCACATCGGGCGGTGGGCGCAGTGTCTGGGTGGTCGACAGCCGGGTGCTTTCGAACTTGCGGTCGATAGGCTCCCCCGAGGTGCCCTGTACCCGCTTCTCGATGCCCCACACCAGATTGGCCATCTCATCGCGCATCATCAGCACGTGTTCGAGGGGCGGGCCTTCGAGCGTGTCCAGTTTCGGACATAAATATAACGTATTGCTGAGCCGTTCCACCGGGGCGCCCGCGGCGAGGCTCATCTCGTACATATTCCACTCGGCAGGCGGAATCGGCAGCTCGATGCCAAAGTTGTCGAGCACAGTGAAGGTGGTGGTGCGGTATAACGCGTTGGCCGGCAAGGTGAGCGGCAATACGAACCAGTCATTGCCGAAGACCAGCGCGTACTCGAGCACCGCCAGGCGCGCAAGGTCGCTCTTGGCAGCTCCGAGCATGCCGAAGTTGACGCGGCCGTCTTCAAACTCCCAATAACGGTCGGCGGGCATGCCAAGGTAGTGAGCAGTAGCAGGCATGGGTGGGCGCGCGGGAATCACGCTGAAGGCATCCGAAGGGCCGGCTGGCGCCCCTGTTGCAGCCCCGAGCGTGTAGGTATGCCAGTCGAGCCGCCCATCCGTATATTCGTCAGCCAGCAGGCGTACCGGCGCGCCCTCGCCTTGCGCGCCCAGTGAAAAACTGTACTCGAGACGCTGCGGCTCCCAATAGGCGCTGGCCCCCGGCGTAGTGCCATCGAGCGCCAACTCACCGAGCCAAAGCGCCCAGCGCTCCATCAGGTCACAGTAAGCTTTTATCTGCCCTGCCGGAACACCCCTGTCGCTGGCAAATGCTTCGAGCGCGGGTCTGCTGCCACCGAGATCCTTCAGGTCACCCGACAGGGCGAGCGCATCGATGGCACGCTGATTGAGCAGCGCGTTCCATACGAAACCTGCCGTATCGGCGACAGGATCATCCGGTGCGGCGAGCGTTGCGGGATATTTATCCAGCAGGGCCTGCACGGTCGTACCCAGACTCGCGGCACGCAACATTCGCATGAGCTGTTGCCCGGCCTGCGCATTGAGCTTGGGGTGCACCGGCAGTACCTGTTCATGCTCGACATGCGCTTCCACCGGCGATGCACCAGGTGGAAGCGCCAATGCAGCAACCGCCCCGGTATTATGTTGGAGTGTGGTGACAGGCAGGCCGGCCATCTCCAGCATCGCGCTGATGGGGCTGCCTGCATCCTCGCCCTGGAATTCATTGAATTGCCACTGCCGCGCCAGCATCCAGAGAGGATCGGCCACGCGAGCCTGCAGACTCTCGGAAACGTCATCGCTGGTGGGCAGCGGTTCGAGCCGCGACCAGGTGGTATGCGATGGATCAGGTCTTGCGACGAGCGGCGTCCCGGCGGTGATTTTAGCGGCGGATGCGGAGATTTTCATTGCGCTGTCCTCATGATGTACATCATTCGCTCCCGGTCATCAGTGTCGTACCCGCCGCCATCGTGACGGTACCGCTGCCCACGCTGGTGGCCACGCGCAGCAGATCGAGATTCTTTGCCAGCATCACGCTGAAATCAACCGACGGCACGTCCTGCTTGAAATTGTTGGACAGGAAAATGCCGGGCAGTATCAGCCCCAATCCCTGCAAATCCTGGGGCCGTACCGCACGCAAGCGGGCCAGCGACATCGCTTCGTTCACCACGCCGAGCAGCTCGTCCAGCGTCCAGTTCTCCGACGCCGGATCAGCGGGCACTGCCATCAGAATGCTTTGCGGAGGACGCGCGCCGGGCGCATCGAAGTGGAAGCCAAGCCCCGTGGTTTCCTTATCGGACGGGATCGACTCCATCCACTCGTCGACGAAAAGTCCCGCCATTGCCGCATCGGCGTCCAGCGTAGCCAGCGCGCCGGGAGCGTGGGCCGCCACGGCCACCACCCCGCGCAAATCCTGTCCGGTCGCCGGTGGCAATGCGGCCCAGTGCGCCGCCGCATCACGTGGAAACTGCATCAGCTTGAAGTCCAGCGTATCGCCCTCATAGCCAGTCGCCGCGCCCAGCGCTTCCGCGGCCGTGAGTGCGTCGGACAGCATGCCGGTGGCTTCGCGCACACATGCCAGCTTCGGCAACCACCCCGCGACCGCAGCATCATCGTTGCCGAGGTCTACCTTGGCCAGCAGCGTATCGCGGTCGCCAAGCGTTGCCTGGGCCTCGACCGCAAAGGCGCCCAGCGTAAACATCGGCAGCACCGGGAAGGCTTTGCCCATGATGGAATGAATGCGGTCCAGCGCTGCCTGCACCTGTCCGCCAAATCCCTCGGAAACCGTGGCTTCCTGCGCCGTTTTGATTCGCGCGCTCATCTCGTCGCGCAAAGCGCGGACTCGCGCCACCGCGCGGGCCGCCGTATCGCCGGGCGCCACCTGCTCGCCCTGCACGTCGGCCGTGGGCGAGACCGCAACCGCGTTGCTTGCCAAGGCGCTCCGCCAACCCAGCACATAGGCTTTCGCAAGGGCTGCCTGTGCAGCGGTGAATAGCGCCTGTGTGCCGGGCGCAACAGGATCAAGCGTCGATAGGTCCTCGGGGGCAAGGTCACTGACCGCATCGAGTGCCGCCAATGCATCGGCTGCCTGTGCATCGGCGATGGCAAGCCGCCCTTGTAACTCCGGCAAATCCACTCCCGCGAATTCGCCGTCGTCCTGCGTCGCATCTGACTCGACCCCGTCGCGGGCCTGAACCATGTCCATACGGCGCAGCGGCCTGGATTTATCCACCAGCCGCCGCAATACCCATGCAAACGACTCGAATGCGACCAGGCCGATGTGGTCAGCCTGCATCGCGTCGGCCTGCAGCACAACCGCCATCTGGTCAGCATCGCCGCCCACCTCCGCGCGCAGCTTGGCACCCAACAGCGTGCCCAGACGCTCCTGCACGCCGCTGTGCCCACCGCCCTGCTGCGCTTCGCTCTGCAGCACGAGCGCCAGCGGCGAGAGTCCCAGCTCGGCGATACCGGCGCTCAGCGTTTTGCCGGTATCCGTCCACGGATCGCCGGGGCTGGCGGGTGGGGCAAATACCTTGGCGACGAACTCGTAGCGCGCCGGATCACCCAGCAAGCGGGCGAGCCAGGCATTCAGACGTGGCTCCATGCGGGCGGAAATTTCGTCATCCGCCACGCCAGCCCAATCGCCAGGCGCTGTGGATTGCAATGCCACCACCACCCGCTGCGTGTAACCTCGCGTGGAATGCGGCGTCTCCACCACACGCGTTTCAGGGGGCCGCATCTGTTTATCGAGTGTCATCATCGCCGCACCCGCACCTTCCATATTACCGCCCACCATCTGGTATACGCTCTCGGAAATCAGCAGATCCGACACCGAATCCATCTGATCCAGCAGATCGTCAATGACATCGGCAATTGCCCCGCCTTGCTGCGTCAGCGCGGCCGGTACGCCAGTCACCGCAAAAGCAGCCTTATTGTTGCGGTAGACGTCCATCATGCGCACGCCATCGACCACATCGCGCGCGGCGATTTCTTCTTTCGCCTCGTCCCCGCTGCTACTGCCTGCGGGCCGCAGTGGGAACGCGCGACGGAACTCGAGAATGTGCTGCGGCAAATCCTTGTCGCGCAATCCTCGCTCGAAACGATAGCCCAATAGCGCCGCCATCGACTGCCCGTTCGCCAGGCCTTCAAGCAGCCGCTTCGCCCGTTTGACACGGTGCGAACGCAGGTCGATGTCGAAGGCGCTGCCGGCCGCCTGGCGGTTTGCCAGAAAACCGCTGCGCAAAACGGCCACGGCGGCGGCTTGCTGTAATGAGGGTGCGTGCACGTAGCCCAGGCTGTCGAGCGACTGGCTCGGGCGCTGGGACGAGTCGGGCAGCAGGTCCTCCACGATTCCGAAAGCACCGATGTGAATACCTTCGGGCTTGGACTCGCGCATGGCGTCGAGCCGGCGGGTGGCATGAGAAGTGATCCATGCGTCGAGACGGTGAGCGAACAGATCGAGCGTGGTACGGAACGCTTGCTGCAACTCGCCCGCGGTACGGTCTTTGAGAAAGGCCAGGCTATCATTGAAACTGGCAATGTTGCGCATGTGCTCAGGCCATAGCTGTGCCGCCATGCCGAGCTTGGAACCGATGAACTCTTCCACCGACAACTGGCCGGTGGTGCCGGAGAGTTTAAGACCCAACACAGCTCGCGCGTTGTTGACGTCGATCTGGTCGCCTACCAGCGTGCCGCTGTCCACACCGATGTATTCGGCGGTACGAAAGCGTTTTGCCTGATTTTTCAGTTCCACGCTTAAGCTGCCGATGGTTTGCAGGTGCCCGTAAAACAGATCATGGCCGGACTGCAGCACCTCTTCGTCGGCCGCAAAACCCAGCATCGCCTCGAGCAGCGACTCTCCGTTCTGCATCGCCGCGAGCGGCGAGCGGATATTGCTGGTGGCCTGAGTCAGCAACTGCAACAACGTTGCGATGTAGTTGCGCTTGAGCATGACGGCGCCATCGAGTTCGCGCTGCGGCTGGTCGGGGTCGCGCTGCACCCAGGGCACGGCATCCATGGCGTGCGGCTTCGGGCGCACGGCGCACAGGGAGAGGAATGGAATCTTGGTTTCAAATAACTGCTGATCGAGCAGGTCGGCGATCAGTCCACGCAGCATCAGGCCCTGAAACTGGGCAAAAGGCGCGATGTCAGGATAATTGGCAATCGTCGCCGGACCGGCAACTTCCCAGTAGCGTTTTGCGGTTGCCCAGGGTTGCATCGCCAGTACCTGATGCAGATTCTCGGCACTCGGGTCGCGCAAGGTGGGGACGCGTGGAATCGCGCTGTCCCAGAAATTGCGGAACCATTGTTCGGCCTGCGTCAGCTCACGCTCCAGCGGGGAATTGGCGGGCGGCACATAGTTGCGCGCGGTCACCGGCAGGATGCCATAGGGCTGCTTGCCCACGCGTAGCGCCGACAACGGGCCTCCCGCGCGCAGGTAGCGCACCGCCCAGGCGCGCAGCTGTTCGTTCGCGGCGTCGTCGATCAAACTGTTGGCGCTGGATAGCGGGTTCCAGAAATAACGCAGCGTATAACCGAGCGTGGCGTTCCATAGCGCGTTGAGCATGTGCCCCGCGGTGGCGCCCTCGACCAGATCGGCGCCCGGAATGATGCCGGCGTCAAACACTTCAGCTGGCAGTCCCAGCAGGTGCTGCAGACGCGCACCGGCACTCGCGAGTTCAACCGCCGCGGCAGCGGCTCGTGCATCGGCATTCTCCGGGTGCAGCTCGGCCGCGACATCGGCACCGTTGGCCGCGAAGCCGGCGCGCGTACTTGCGGTATTGTTGGTCGGCGTACCCTGGGCCACGAACTTCAAGCCGCCACTGTGTTGATGGTTATCGAGCAGCGTAGCGATGAGAGCGGCCGCCGAATCGGGCGTCTGCGTCCAGTCGACACCCAGCACGATCAGGCGATCGATGCGGTCACGCATTTTCGCACCGGCCTTCAAATCCGCCTGGGTAATACTGATGGCCATGCCGGCATCGAGCGCTGCCGGGTAATTGACCATCCACGCGCGATCGCCGCCAAAGGGATCATGCTGCGCCGGATCATCGACGAGTAATGGGTCAAATGCCGGTGACATCGGTAGCAGATCGGCCACCGGCTGGCCCCACTTGCGAAACACCTCGCGGCCTCCCGCCTGGCCGATGACGACAAAGCGATCCGGCAGGGCGGTGGCGTAAACCGTCGCCGTATCGGTGTTCGCAAGGGGAATCGACCCGTCGTCGAACACCGGTGCCACCGGCTCGCCATTCGGTGCGTGGCCGATCTGCGCGACGTTGCTGGGTGTCGTGCTGCGCACGATCCACGCGGCACGCGCGGGCGGGTAGATACGCACAATCTGTTTCCAGGGTGACTCCGCATCCTGCGGCTCGGCAAAACGCTGCGTCCAGTAACGCTTGCCTTCGCTTACCTCCGCAGGCGTCAGGCCCGGCTCATGCCCAAAGGCATGAATGGCATCCGGGTAGATGCGCACCATCAGCAGCGAAGCGTCATCGGTGTAGCGCGTCTGTACCGCCACCGGCAACAACATCACCGGATGTGCTGACGACAAGGCTTGCACCAGCACCGCTGGATCGCGCTGCGCCAGCAACCGCTGCGACAGCTCCGTAAGCCCGGCTAGACGCTCGGCCGTGCCGGACAATGCGTCTCGCGCTTTTCCCTGCAAGGTTTGCACCGTGCGTTGCTGGCGTCTTACCAACTGTTCGGCAGCGCCGCTGCGCAGCAAGTCGTCAAGGCCGGCTTGTGCCTGCTTAAGCTTTACGCCCGCATTGCGTTGCGTGTCGCGTTGCCGGGCCAGTTCGCCGCGGGCACGCTGGATGGCATCGAGATTCAAATTCAATAGCGGCATGAGGTCTCCTCAGGTCTTCAGGTCGGATCCGATGAAATATGCGCGAAACGGCTGTTGCAGCAACGCCTTCGCGATTTCGGCCGCTGTGGGTGTAGTGGTCAGCGTGGGAAACGAGGCAAACGGCTTGTTCGGCACCTGCACCAGGTTCGCCACGCTGGTGAAAGCACCCGGCTGCACGTCCACGTTTGTCCACGACAAGGCCTTGTAAGGGTTGTAGTTCTTGTAGAGCGGCGCAGCAACGTTGGCTTCCAGTTTCACCAGCGTGTCGAGCAATACCGCGCGCCGCTTGAGCCCTGGCTGGCCGGTGACAGGCTCCGCGACGTCGAAGCCGAAGCGCGGCTCGGTCATTTGCTCTTCGAGTACGAAGCACCATTTCTCTATCTGGTCATGGTCGATGTCAAAACCGAAGAAAGTAATGTCTTCACCGATCATCCCGGAGAACACCGGCAACTCGACCGCGCCGTCAGGCCGCTGGCCCGCCGCATCTTTCAGCAGCGTATCGGCGCCACTGGTCTTCTTCCACGCATAGACCGCTGTGTTCGGATAGCGCCGCAACAACTGGCCGCGCACCAGCAGCGCCACCCGGTCGGGGTCGCCGGCGATGGGGTCGACGCGATTGCCCAGCGGCTGCGCGCCCCAGAGATGCATCGGCTGCATATCGTCGAGCGGGATCAACGGATAAGCCGGTGCCGGACCCAATAACTGGCGTCCCCAGAAGCGCTGAAAAGGCGTACCGCGCAGATCGGTGGGAAAGCCGCGCCACAGCAATTCGCGGTTCATCTCGAAATTGGCGCCGGCCATGAAGCTGTCGATGAAATGCTGGTTCACTCGCACCAGCATCACCAGATCTTGCGGAATATCATCCACACCGGGCATGAAGGCATTCTTGTCGTATTTCGCGAGGCGCTCGTACAAGGCTTCCGGGAGCTTGGGCCAGGCCATCACACGATCGAACAGCGCGGGAATCATGAAGCGCTGGCGAGCCAGCGCATCGGTCAACGACAGGTGCGCGGCGACAAACTCATTAGTGGTATTGACTGCCAGGTTGGACACCGAAACCATGGAAGCAAGCCGCGCGGATAGTGTTGCTTCGGGTTGGGTGCGCAAGCGGATGATAGCCGCCGCCCCCGTCATGCCGAAATCCACCGGCTTCACCACTACGCGGCTCACCGCATACGCATCACGCCAGGCATTTTGCGTGCCGCGCGTAGCCACCGCATAGCGCTGCAGCACATCGCGGTCACGCAGCACCGTGGGCATGGTCAGCGAGACTGTTGGCAACACCCGCCCAGCGGCTGGCCTGCCGGCAAATTCGAAATTTTCATTGAGTGCAAAATTAAGCAGCGCGGCACCGGGGCTCGACACCAATGCATTCACCGGCAAGGCAGCGAACACCCCCGCAGTGTCGAACTTGCGGATGTCGGCCATCCGCACATTACCGAGCTTGATGCCGGCCAATGGCAGCCCCGCATCCGGAGTCCTGATTTCGCGGCGTAAGCGGTCGAATGCGCGCATAACCGGCTTGTCCAGCCGTACCCCGCCGCTGCGCGCATCCAGGCTCACCGTGCTGAACTGCAGGCGGCCCGACTCGCGACGCGCCTCGATCAAAATACCCTCAACCCCACGCCCGCCCAACGCCTGGATCGAATTGGACACCACTATCCAGTCGGTCGATTGCACCGTCGGCGCACTGGCGGCCAATAAGCCGAAACGCTCGACATGCAGGTCGGTAAAAACGCCCTGGCCCGTGCGAATCTTCAGTTCGGGCACACCGCTGCGTTTCAGCAAATCCGCACTCTGCCCCGCGGCGGC
This genomic interval carries:
- a CDS encoding type II toxin-antitoxin system RelE/ParE family toxin, whose product is MYEIRHYLTDDSKDIYLDWLRKLRDVTARIAVDRRVNRIELGNFGDHKFCRDGVWELRIDVGAGYRVYYAIADKEIVLLLCGGDKRTQDTDIDRACEYWQDWQRRISDER